A region of Dermochelys coriacea isolate rDerCor1 chromosome 1, rDerCor1.pri.v4, whole genome shotgun sequence DNA encodes the following proteins:
- the FAM131B gene encoding protein FAM131B isoform X5, producing the protein MEDTTSILPKLKRNSNAYGIGALAKSSFSGPLGISRSMKDHVTKPTAMGQGRVAHMIEWQGWGKGNSQQQQHTHEAVRKDADAYSDLSDGEKEARFLAGVMEQFAISEATLMAWSSMDGEDVSVNSNQENPAGNYSENYQELMENQDHMAQTQYDSWPHSYVSQGMYCLGSSDAWETSDQSLIASPATGSYLGQNFEETQSNLQESTLIQSSIIQQHQMQQQQPQALLQNPRLIDMWPPQTAAGGGCGAESSTYMGVHTEEEGNPLLEKAPLLNKKTSPEEDDAVCRDLESLSPREELEHAALSRKVSDVTSSGVQSFDEEEGEANN; encoded by the exons ATGGAAGACACAACCTCCATTCTCCCCAAGCTGAAGCGGAACTCCAATGCTTATGGAATCGGGGCTCTGGCTAAGTCGTCTTTCTCTG GCCCCTTAGGGATATCCCGCAGCATGAAGGATCACGTCACAAAGCCAACGGCTATGGGACAGGGTCGTGTAGCTCACATGATTGAGTGGCAAGGCTGGGGCAAAGGTAACAGCCAGCAACAACAGCATACACATGAGGCAGTGCGCAAGGATGCTGATGCCTACTCAGACCTGAGCGACGGTGAGAAGGAGGCCCGATTCCTTGCAG GGGTGATGGAGCAGTTCGCCATCTCTGAGGCCACTCTCATGGCCTGGTCCTCCATGGATGGTGAGGATGTGAGTGTCAACTCCAACCAAGAGAACCCAGCAGGCAACTACAGTGAGAACTACCAGGAGCTGATGGAGAACCAGG ATCACATGGCCCAGACACAGTATGACAGCTGGCCCCACTCCTATGTTTCTCAGGGCATGTATTGCCTGGGCTCCTCTGATGCTTGGGAGACCAGTGACCAATCCCTCATTGCTTCACCGGCTACTGGCTCCTACCTAGGCCAGAACTTTGAGGAGACCCAGTCCAACCTGCAGGAGAGCACATTGATTCAGAGTAGCATCATTCAGCAGCATcagatgcagcagcagcaaccacaggccctgctccagaaCCCAAGGCTCATTGACATGTGGCCCCCTCAGACTGCTGCAGGGGGTGGTTGTGGAGCTGAATCCAGCACATACATGGGGGTGCACACAGAGGAGGAAGGGAACCCACTACTGGAGAAGGCTCCACTGCTAAACAAGAAGACCTCTCCAGAGGAGGACGATGCTGTATGCCGGGACCTGGAGTCACTGTCACCTCGGGAGGAACTGGAACATGCCGCACTCAGCCGCAAGGTCTCAGATGTCACCTCATCTGGGGTACAATCCTTTGATGAGGAAGAGGGGGAAGCAAACAATTGA
- the FAM131B gene encoding protein FAM131B isoform X6, whose product MEDTTSILPKLKRNSNAYGIGALAKSSFSGISRSMKDHVTKPTAMGQGRVAHMIEWQGWGKGNSQQQQHTHEAVRKDADAYSDLSDGEKEARFLAGVMEQFAISEATLMAWSSMDGEDVSVNSNQENPAGNYSENYQELMENQDHMAQTQYDSWPHSYVSQGMYCLGSSDAWETSDQSLIASPATGSYLGQNFEETQSNLQESTLIQSSIIQQHQMQQQQPQALLQNPRLIDMWPPQTAAGGGCGAESSTYMGVHTEEEGNPLLEKAPLLNKKTSPEEDDAVCRDLESLSPREELEHAALSRKVSDVTSSGVQSFDEEEGEANN is encoded by the exons ATGGAAGACACAACCTCCATTCTCCCCAAGCTGAAGCGGAACTCCAATGCTTATGGAATCGGGGCTCTGGCTAAGTCGTCTTTCTCTG GGATATCCCGCAGCATGAAGGATCACGTCACAAAGCCAACGGCTATGGGACAGGGTCGTGTAGCTCACATGATTGAGTGGCAAGGCTGGGGCAAAGGTAACAGCCAGCAACAACAGCATACACATGAGGCAGTGCGCAAGGATGCTGATGCCTACTCAGACCTGAGCGACGGTGAGAAGGAGGCCCGATTCCTTGCAG GGGTGATGGAGCAGTTCGCCATCTCTGAGGCCACTCTCATGGCCTGGTCCTCCATGGATGGTGAGGATGTGAGTGTCAACTCCAACCAAGAGAACCCAGCAGGCAACTACAGTGAGAACTACCAGGAGCTGATGGAGAACCAGG ATCACATGGCCCAGACACAGTATGACAGCTGGCCCCACTCCTATGTTTCTCAGGGCATGTATTGCCTGGGCTCCTCTGATGCTTGGGAGACCAGTGACCAATCCCTCATTGCTTCACCGGCTACTGGCTCCTACCTAGGCCAGAACTTTGAGGAGACCCAGTCCAACCTGCAGGAGAGCACATTGATTCAGAGTAGCATCATTCAGCAGCATcagatgcagcagcagcaaccacaggccctgctccagaaCCCAAGGCTCATTGACATGTGGCCCCCTCAGACTGCTGCAGGGGGTGGTTGTGGAGCTGAATCCAGCACATACATGGGGGTGCACACAGAGGAGGAAGGGAACCCACTACTGGAGAAGGCTCCACTGCTAAACAAGAAGACCTCTCCAGAGGAGGACGATGCTGTATGCCGGGACCTGGAGTCACTGTCACCTCGGGAGGAACTGGAACATGCCGCACTCAGCCGCAAGGTCTCAGATGTCACCTCATCTGGGGTACAATCCTTTGATGAGGAAGAGGGGGAAGCAAACAATTGA
- the FAM131B gene encoding protein FAM131B isoform X4 produces MDSTSSLHGSSIHRPSTEQTRTDFSWDGINLSMEDTTSILPKLKRNSNAYGIGALAKSSFSGPLGISRSMKDHVTKPTAMGQGRVAHMIEWQGWGKGNSQQQQHTHEAVRKDADAYSDLSDGEKEARFLAGVMEQFAISEATLMAWSSMDGEDVSVNSNQENPAGNYSENYQELMENQDHMAQTQYDSWPHSYVSQGMYCLGSSDAWETSDQSLIASPATGSYLGQNFEETQSNLQESTLIQSSIIQQHQMQQQQPQALLQNPRLIDMWPPQTAAGGGCGAESSTYMGVHTEEEGNPLLEKAPLLNKKTSPEEDDAVCRDLESLSPREELEHAALSRKVSDVTSSGVQSFDEEEGEANN; encoded by the exons CAAACCCGGACAGATTTCTCCTGGGATGGTATTAAT ctgtCCATGGAAGACACAACCTCCATTCTCCCCAAGCTGAAGCGGAACTCCAATGCTTATGGAATCGGGGCTCTGGCTAAGTCGTCTTTCTCTG GCCCCTTAGGGATATCCCGCAGCATGAAGGATCACGTCACAAAGCCAACGGCTATGGGACAGGGTCGTGTAGCTCACATGATTGAGTGGCAAGGCTGGGGCAAAGGTAACAGCCAGCAACAACAGCATACACATGAGGCAGTGCGCAAGGATGCTGATGCCTACTCAGACCTGAGCGACGGTGAGAAGGAGGCCCGATTCCTTGCAG GGGTGATGGAGCAGTTCGCCATCTCTGAGGCCACTCTCATGGCCTGGTCCTCCATGGATGGTGAGGATGTGAGTGTCAACTCCAACCAAGAGAACCCAGCAGGCAACTACAGTGAGAACTACCAGGAGCTGATGGAGAACCAGG ATCACATGGCCCAGACACAGTATGACAGCTGGCCCCACTCCTATGTTTCTCAGGGCATGTATTGCCTGGGCTCCTCTGATGCTTGGGAGACCAGTGACCAATCCCTCATTGCTTCACCGGCTACTGGCTCCTACCTAGGCCAGAACTTTGAGGAGACCCAGTCCAACCTGCAGGAGAGCACATTGATTCAGAGTAGCATCATTCAGCAGCATcagatgcagcagcagcaaccacaggccctgctccagaaCCCAAGGCTCATTGACATGTGGCCCCCTCAGACTGCTGCAGGGGGTGGTTGTGGAGCTGAATCCAGCACATACATGGGGGTGCACACAGAGGAGGAAGGGAACCCACTACTGGAGAAGGCTCCACTGCTAAACAAGAAGACCTCTCCAGAGGAGGACGATGCTGTATGCCGGGACCTGGAGTCACTGTCACCTCGGGAGGAACTGGAACATGCCGCACTCAGCCGCAAGGTCTCAGATGTCACCTCATCTGGGGTACAATCCTTTGATGAGGAAGAGGGGGAAGCAAACAATTGA